In Armatimonadota bacterium, a genomic segment contains:
- a CDS encoding alanine--glyoxylate aminotransferase family protein has product MAILDRSPNKHASDRHELLLIPGPTMLPPEVREAMAAQMVNHRGEAFGRILREVLEGLGRIYETASPVLPFAASGTGGLEAAVANVLSPGDRVLALSCGAFGDRFAEIARTYGAEVITLEAPWGTGIEPDAVAAALRRHAPVAAVLVTHNETSTGVANDLAALAGVVRPTGTLLLVDAVSSLGALELRTDAWGLDVVVAGSQKALMGPPGAVFISVSSRAWEAARRSRTPRVYFSFERARDALGAGPTAFTPFTPAVPAIYALAVSIPMILEEGLPARVERHRRMARMVREGVARVGLEVLPPPRWASDTVTAVRVPETVDARTLLRRLREEHGVVLAGGQGRLEGRIIRIGHMGAVDARDLQRGLEALAGVLRAMGHPVSRAVSAP; this is encoded by the coding sequence GTGGCCATCCTCGATCGAAGTCCGAACAAGCATGCGTCTGACCGCCACGAACTCCTCCTCATCCCCGGTCCAACGATGCTCCCGCCGGAGGTCCGGGAAGCCATGGCCGCGCAGATGGTCAACCACCGGGGAGAGGCCTTCGGCCGGATCTTGCGGGAGGTGCTGGAAGGCCTCGGGCGCATCTACGAGACGGCGTCCCCGGTGCTCCCCTTCGCCGCTTCCGGCACTGGAGGGTTGGAGGCGGCGGTCGCCAACGTCCTCTCGCCCGGAGACCGCGTCCTGGCCCTGTCCTGCGGGGCGTTCGGGGACCGTTTCGCGGAGATCGCCCGGACCTACGGCGCCGAGGTCATCACCTTGGAAGCGCCGTGGGGGACGGGCATCGAGCCCGACGCCGTGGCCGCCGCCCTGCGTCGTCACGCGCCGGTGGCGGCCGTCCTGGTCACCCACAACGAGACCTCCACGGGCGTGGCCAACGACCTCGCCGCCCTCGCCGGGGTGGTGCGTCCCACGGGGACGCTCCTCCTGGTCGATGCGGTCAGCTCGCTCGGCGCGCTGGAGCTGCGCACCGATGCCTGGGGGCTGGACGTCGTCGTGGCGGGCTCGCAGAAGGCGCTGATGGGCCCGCCGGGCGCGGTCTTCATCAGCGTAAGTAGCCGGGCCTGGGAGGCCGCGCGCCGGTCCCGCACCCCGAGGGTGTACTTCTCCTTCGAACGCGCCCGCGACGCGCTCGGTGCCGGGCCGACCGCGTTCACGCCCTTCACGCCCGCGGTGCCGGCCATCTACGCCCTGGCCGTTTCGATTCCGATGATTCTCGAGGAGGGTCTGCCGGCCAGGGTGGAGCGGCATCGCCGGATGGCCCGGATGGTCCGCGAGGGAGTCGCCCGCGTCGGACTCGAGGTGCTGCCCCCGCCGCGCTGGGCCTCCGACACCGTCACCGCGGTTCGCGTGCCGGAAACCGTGGATGCCCGGACGCTGTTGCGACGCCTCCGCGAGGAGCACGGGGTCGTGCTCGCCGGGGGACAGGGCCGGCTGGAGGGGCGGATCATCCGCATCGGCCACATGGGCGCCGTGGACGCGCGGGATCTGCAGCGGGGACTGGAGGCCCTCGCCGGGGTGCTGCGGGCCATGGGCCACCCGGTTTCCCGCGCGGTATCGGCGCCATGA
- a CDS encoding small basic family protein, giving the protein MWLPIAGLIVGIILGFLVSVEIPLGVVKYTAIAILAAIDTILGGLRAQLEERFDLSIFITGFFANTVLAALLTAIGDLLGVDIYLGAVIAFSIRIFGNVGFIRRDLLERYWRGARQREAAGQVTR; this is encoded by the coding sequence ATGTGGCTGCCCATCGCCGGACTGATCGTGGGGATCATTTTGGGGTTTCTGGTGTCCGTGGAGATTCCCCTGGGGGTGGTGAAGTACACCGCCATCGCCATCCTGGCCGCCATCGACACGATTTTGGGCGGTCTGCGGGCGCAGCTGGAGGAACGCTTCGACCTCTCCATTTTCATCACGGGCTTCTTCGCCAACACCGTGCTGGCGGCGCTGCTCACGGCGATCGGAGATCTCCTGGGCGTGGACATCTATCTGGGCGCGGTGATCGCCTTCAGCATCCGCATCTTCGGCAACGTGGGATTCATCCGGCGCGACCTGCTGGAGCGGTACTGGCGGGGCGCGCGCCAGCGGGAGGCGGCGGGGCAGGTCACCCGCTGA
- a CDS encoding phosphoglycerate kinase, whose amino-acid sequence MTKKTVSDVPVRGRRVLVRVDYNVPLDGGRITDDRRITESLPTVTHLRRNGARVILASHLGRPGGRVRDELRLDPVAARLSELLGIPVPKLPDCIGPEVERAVAAMKDGDVVLLENLRFHPGEEANDDAFARALASLADLYVNDAFGTAHRAHASTVGVARYLPAVAGFLMEKELTYLSRALESPTRPFVAILGGKKVSDKMGVIRNLLTRADALLIGGAMAYTFLAARGATVGASLVEADKVDLARALMGEAAERRVVFHLPEDVVAADRFAEDALRRTVPAEAIPEGWMGMDIGPRTAETYRRIILGAGTVMWNGPMGVFEFPAFAEGTRAVAQAMAESRAVTIVGGGDSAAAVELFGLAGRLSHVSTGGGASLEFLEGRELPGVAVLQDK is encoded by the coding sequence GTGACCAAGAAGACCGTCAGCGACGTCCCGGTGCGGGGCCGGCGCGTCCTCGTCCGGGTGGACTACAACGTGCCCCTGGACGGCGGCCGGATTACCGACGACCGGCGCATCACCGAGTCCCTCCCCACCGTCACCCACCTCCGCCGCAACGGCGCCCGGGTCATCCTGGCCTCGCACCTCGGCCGGCCCGGCGGCCGGGTCAGAGACGAGCTTCGGCTCGATCCCGTGGCCGCACGGCTGAGCGAGCTGCTGGGCATTCCCGTCCCCAAGCTGCCGGACTGCATCGGTCCGGAGGTGGAGCGCGCCGTGGCCGCGATGAAAGACGGCGACGTGGTGCTCCTGGAGAACCTGCGCTTCCACCCGGGGGAAGAGGCCAACGACGACGCCTTCGCCCGGGCGCTGGCCTCGCTGGCCGACCTCTACGTCAACGACGCCTTCGGCACCGCGCATCGGGCCCACGCCTCCACCGTGGGCGTGGCCCGCTACCTGCCCGCGGTGGCCGGGTTCCTCATGGAGAAGGAGCTCACCTACCTGTCGCGCGCGCTGGAGTCCCCGACCCGGCCCTTCGTGGCCATCCTCGGCGGCAAGAAGGTTTCGGACAAGATGGGCGTGATCCGCAACCTCCTCACCAGAGCCGACGCCCTGCTCATCGGCGGGGCCATGGCCTATACCTTCCTGGCCGCCCGGGGAGCGACGGTGGGGGCTTCGCTGGTCGAGGCGGACAAAGTGGACCTGGCGCGCGCGCTCATGGGCGAGGCGGCGGAGCGGAGGGTGGTGTTCCACCTCCCTGAAGATGTCGTGGCCGCGGATCGGTTCGCCGAAGACGCCCTGCGCCGGACGGTTCCCGCGGAGGCCATCCCGGAAGGCTGGATGGGCATGGACATCGGGCCCCGGACCGCCGAGACCTACCGGCGCATCATCCTCGGCGCGGGGACGGTGATGTGGAACGGCCCCATGGGCGTCTTCGAATTCCCGGCGTTCGCCGAGGGGACCCGCGCCGTGGCCCAGGCCATGGCCGAGTCCCGGGCGGTGACCATCGTCGGCGGCGGGGATTCGGCGGCGGCGGTAGAGCTGTTCGGTCTGGCCGGCCGCCTGAGCCATGTCTCCACCGGCGGAGGAGCCTCCCTGGAGTTCCTGGAGGGCCGCGAGCTGCCCGGGGTGGCGGTGCTCCAGGACAAGTGA
- the tpiA gene encoding triose-phosphate isomerase, translating into MARTPLIAGNWKMHKTVGDALALVAALRRERLPPGVEVAVCPPFTALADVSRALADSPIRLGAQDMHWEIQGAFTGEISPMMLADVGCHYVIIGHSERRQQFGETDETAARKVRAAFANGLVPILCVGERLEERDGGRTDRVVLHQTEAGVAGVEPAHAERLVIAYEPVWAIGTGRSATGAEANRVSGLIRRSLAGRFGPAAASRARILYGGSVTPDNAAEFTRQKEIDGALVGGASLDPVKFVAIIRAAVP; encoded by the coding sequence GTGGCCCGCACGCCGCTCATCGCCGGCAACTGGAAGATGCACAAGACGGTGGGGGATGCCCTGGCGCTGGTCGCCGCCCTGCGCCGGGAACGACTCCCCCCGGGCGTCGAGGTCGCCGTCTGTCCGCCGTTCACGGCCCTGGCGGATGTCTCCCGCGCCCTGGCCGACTCGCCGATCCGGCTGGGCGCGCAGGACATGCACTGGGAGATCCAGGGAGCGTTTACCGGCGAGATCTCCCCGATGATGCTCGCCGACGTGGGCTGTCACTACGTGATCATCGGCCACTCCGAGCGTCGCCAGCAGTTCGGCGAAACCGACGAGACCGCCGCCCGCAAGGTCAGGGCGGCGTTTGCCAACGGCCTCGTGCCGATCCTGTGCGTGGGCGAGCGCCTGGAAGAGCGTGACGGCGGCCGGACCGATCGGGTCGTCCTGCACCAGACGGAAGCCGGCGTCGCCGGGGTGGAGCCGGCGCACGCGGAGCGCCTGGTCATCGCCTACGAACCGGTCTGGGCGATCGGGACGGGACGTTCCGCCACCGGCGCGGAGGCGAACCGTGTTTCCGGACTCATCCGCCGGTCCCTCGCCGGGCGGTTTGGTCCGGCCGCGGCGTCGCGGGCCCGCATTCTCTACGGCGGCAGCGTCACCCCCGACAACGCGGCGGAGTTCACCCGGCAGAAGGAGATCGACGGCGCGCTCGTCGGTGGGGCCAGCCTGGATCCGGTCAAGTTCGTCGCCATCATCCGGGCCGCGGTCCCCTGA
- the gap gene encoding type I glyceraldehyde-3-phosphate dehydrogenase, with amino-acid sequence MPVRVGINGFGRIGRQSLRAILERYPETLQVTAINDIADLATNAHLFRYDSNYGRFPGRVETRNGELLINDWTVKVFSEREPAAIPWREAGVELVIESTGRFTQAEKARGHLQGGAKKVIISAPGKGEDITVNMGVNHTLYDPKKHAIVSNGSCTTNALAVTAKVLSREFGIRRGFMTTVHSYTNTQRILDVVGENLREARAAALNIIPATTGAAKAIFLVLPELQGKMHGIALRVPTPTVSIVDLVCELEKPASAREINAAYKRYSEEEMKGYLGYSEEELVSMDYKQSPYSGVVDAPLTTVLTDDFVKVMTWYDNEWGYACRVADLAHYMAERGL; translated from the coding sequence ATGCCGGTTCGCGTGGGGATTAACGGGTTCGGGCGTATCGGGCGCCAGTCGCTGCGCGCGATCCTGGAGCGCTACCCGGAAACGCTGCAGGTCACGGCGATCAACGACATCGCCGACCTGGCGACCAACGCCCACCTGTTTCGCTATGACAGCAACTACGGCCGGTTCCCGGGACGCGTGGAGACCAGAAACGGCGAACTTTTGATCAACGACTGGACGGTGAAGGTGTTCTCCGAACGGGAGCCCGCCGCCATCCCCTGGCGGGAGGCCGGTGTGGAGCTGGTCATCGAGTCCACCGGCCGGTTCACCCAGGCGGAGAAGGCCCGCGGCCACCTGCAGGGCGGGGCGAAGAAGGTGATCATCAGCGCCCCGGGCAAGGGCGAGGACATCACGGTGAACATGGGCGTGAACCACACGCTCTACGATCCAAAGAAGCACGCCATCGTCAGCAACGGCTCCTGTACGACGAATGCCCTCGCCGTAACGGCCAAGGTCCTGAGCCGCGAGTTCGGCATCCGGCGCGGCTTTATGACCACCGTCCACTCCTATACCAACACCCAGCGCATCCTGGATGTCGTGGGGGAGAACCTGCGGGAGGCGCGCGCCGCGGCCCTGAACATCATCCCGGCCACAACCGGCGCGGCCAAGGCCATCTTCCTCGTCCTGCCGGAGCTGCAGGGGAAGATGCACGGCATCGCCCTCCGCGTGCCCACGCCGACGGTGTCCATCGTGGACCTGGTCTGTGAGCTGGAGAAGCCGGCCTCGGCGCGGGAGATCAACGCCGCCTACAAGCGCTACAGCGAGGAGGAGATGAAGGGCTACCTGGGCTACAGCGAAGAGGAGCTCGTCTCCATGGACTACAAGCAGAGTCCCTACTCCGGGGTGGTGGACGCGCCCCTCACCACGGTGCTCACGGACGACTTCGTCAAGGTGATGACCTGGTACGACAACGAGTGGGGGTACGCCTGCCGGGTGGCGGATCTGGCGCACTACATGGCCGAGCGGGGCCTGTGA